In Bacillota bacterium, the following are encoded in one genomic region:
- a CDS encoding ABC transporter permease: MHKLDDELVKCKEKTTARSVIGHILRNYGIVIAFIIFFIALSFLSPAFLTFRNLHNIIDQSVSVGIIACAMTLAIISGNFDLSAGAIYAFCGSLAAIIASHGYVELGFTAALLAGFCLGLLNGVVIAGFRVHSFIATLATGLVIQGAALLATNGRLIVVRNDLFTVMGQGSIWGIKYPVFIFAIWIIFTWLLLSKTKFGRAVYAIGGNPEATWLSGIRVDLTRIMVFSLTGVSAALAGIIAVSRISQGQADMGGLIELQAIARVVIGGTSIMGGEGSIMGTVFGVLLMRLIGNGFNILNISPFYQRVFEGVVILFAVGLDAMFRQRRH, translated from the coding sequence ATGCATAAATTAGACGATGAACTTGTAAAATGCAAAGAAAAGACGACGGCACGGTCTGTAATCGGTCATATTTTAAGGAACTATGGAATAGTCATCGCTTTTATTATTTTCTTTATAGCACTCTCTTTCTTAAGCCCTGCATTTCTGACCTTCCGCAACCTGCACAATATTATTGACCAGTCAGTGAGTGTAGGTATTATTGCCTGCGCGATGACCCTGGCTATTATCAGCGGTAACTTCGACCTTTCGGCCGGGGCTATCTACGCCTTCTGCGGTTCACTGGCGGCAATAATCGCTTCCCACGGATATGTGGAACTCGGTTTCACTGCTGCCCTGCTGGCTGGTTTCTGTTTGGGGTTGTTAAACGGAGTTGTTATTGCCGGGTTCCGGGTCCACTCCTTTATTGCCACTTTGGCCACCGGCCTGGTTATTCAGGGTGCGGCACTTCTTGCGACTAACGGCCGATTGATTGTAGTTCGCAACGATCTTTTCACAGTGATGGGACAGGGTTCTATCTGGGGCATCAAATATCCTGTCTTCATATTTGCCATCTGGATTATCTTTACCTGGTTGCTGCTGTCAAAGACTAAATTCGGACGTGCTGTCTACGCTATCGGCGGCAACCCGGAAGCCACCTGGCTTTCCGGGATCAGGGTTGACCTGACCCGAATCATGGTCTTCAGCCTTACAGGTGTAAGCGCCGCTTTGGCCGGGATTATTGCCGTTTCCCGGATCAGCCAGGGGCAGGCAGATATGGGCGGTCTGATCGAACTGCAGGCTATTGCCCGGGTTGTTATCGGTGGAACCAGTATCATGGGCGGTGAGGGCTCGATTATGGGGACCGTTTTCGGTGTTCTGCTTATGCGGTTGATCGGGAACGGTTTCAATATCCTTAATATATCTCCTTTTTACCAACGGGTTTTTGAGGGTGTGGTTATCCTGTTTGCAGTAGGCCTGGATGCCATGTTCAGGCAGCGCAGGCACTGA
- a CDS encoding sugar ABC transporter ATP-binding protein gives MSEGPIVELKNVCKRFDGIEALTDISLTIERGKVHGLVGENGAGKSTLGKIIAGVHRPDNGQLIVDGETVSFTSPRDALGQGIAMISQEVSLVPKRTVVDNVFLGIESTKLGIVDKKELYKRYEKLTERAGIYIHPDTILATLRIADQKKVEVLRAVARNARLIVMDEPTAALSSEEAAALYSLIDSLKAIGTTVVYVSHFLEEVLQLADTVTVLRNGILIKTSPVSEETPESLVNNMLGGFVSLGYPEKIYPDPEAPVILSVQQLCKTGDFEDISFDIREGEIVGLAGLAGSGRSEICRALFGAEKIRGGMVSVKGKRIQAKTPREAVREGIALLPESRKIAGLVMNFSTSNNITLPHLSNISVGPMIKLAEEKVQTQSILTQLDVRPPDPLARVSSLSGGNQQKTLFAKWLFKKPLVFIADEPTAGVDVGAKRAIYQLIHQLASEGLAVLLVSSDIEEVLGLSHKVLAIRKGRIVMEFDRDEIAEEKVMNAIFATDKEGDPKCIN, from the coding sequence GAAGCACTTACGGATATTTCTTTGACTATTGAGCGGGGGAAAGTTCATGGGCTGGTCGGTGAAAACGGAGCCGGCAAATCGACCCTGGGTAAAATCATTGCCGGAGTACACCGGCCGGACAACGGACAGCTGATCGTCGACGGCGAAACTGTTTCCTTCACCTCTCCCCGGGATGCCCTGGGGCAAGGGATCGCCATGATCTCGCAGGAAGTTTCACTTGTCCCTAAGAGAACTGTCGTTGATAATGTCTTCCTCGGGATAGAGAGCACGAAGCTCGGGATTGTCGATAAGAAAGAGTTATATAAACGCTACGAAAAGCTAACAGAACGAGCCGGAATCTACATCCACCCCGATACCATTTTGGCCACACTGCGCATTGCCGACCAGAAAAAGGTTGAAGTGCTGAGAGCAGTAGCCCGTAATGCCCGCCTGATTGTCATGGACGAACCTACTGCCGCTTTATCTTCGGAAGAAGCGGCTGCCCTATATTCTCTGATCGATAGTTTGAAAGCGATTGGCACTACAGTTGTTTATGTTTCACACTTCCTGGAAGAAGTGCTCCAATTAGCCGATACGGTTACCGTTTTGCGCAATGGCATCCTGATTAAAACCTCACCAGTTAGTGAAGAAACCCCGGAAAGCCTGGTAAATAATATGTTGGGCGGCTTTGTTTCGCTGGGTTACCCGGAGAAGATATATCCCGATCCCGAAGCGCCGGTTATTCTATCAGTGCAGCAACTATGCAAAACCGGTGATTTTGAAGATATTTCTTTTGATATCCGGGAAGGTGAGATCGTTGGCCTGGCCGGCTTGGCCGGAAGCGGACGATCGGAGATCTGCCGCGCCCTCTTTGGGGCTGAAAAGATTAGAGGTGGAATGGTTTCTGTAAAGGGTAAAAGGATTCAAGCGAAAACCCCCCGTGAAGCAGTAAGGGAGGGAATAGCCCTTTTACCGGAAAGCCGCAAGATAGCTGGTTTGGTGATGAATTTTTCTACATCCAATAATATAACGCTGCCCCATCTGTCAAATATATCAGTGGGACCGATGATTAAACTCGCTGAAGAAAAAGTGCAGACCCAGTCTATCTTGACCCAACTGGATGTAAGACCTCCGGATCCACTGGCCCGGGTAAGCAGTCTATCGGGAGGCAACCAGCAGAAAACCCTTTTTGCCAAATGGCTCTTTAAGAAGCCTCTGGTTTTCATTGCCGATGAACCGACCGCCGGGGTTGATGTGGGAGCAAAAAGGGCTATTTACCAGCTGATCCACCAACTGGCCAGCGAAGGGCTGGCGGTACTGCTCGTATCATCCGATATTGAAGAGGTTCTAGGGCTGTCCCACAAGGTACTGGCCATCCGCAAAGGCCGGATCGTGATGGAATTTGACCGGGATGAAATTGCCGAAGAAAAGGTGATGAATGCTATCTTTGCCACCGACAAGGAAGGTGATCCGAAATGCATAAATTAG